The Canis lupus familiaris isolate Mischka breed German Shepherd chromosome 27, alternate assembly UU_Cfam_GSD_1.0, whole genome shotgun sequence genome window below encodes:
- the OR8S7 gene encoding olfactory receptor family 8 subfamily S member 7 (The RefSeq protein has 2 substitutions compared to this genomic sequence), with translation MALRNHSTSTEFILLGLSADPKVQALLFVLFLGIYLLTVMGNLAMLLVISADFHLHTPMYFFLSNLSFLDLCFSSVTVPKMLENLLSKRKIISIEGCLTQAFFVFDVGGTEIFLLSAMAYDRYAAICHPLLYSRMMSNQLCVRLVWASWSLGFLDAVINIPLAMNLNFCEAHTIPHYSCELPSLFPLSCSDVSTNLTVLLCSTLLHGFGTFFLIFFSYARIVSTILSISSSLGRSKAFSTCSSHLTAVSFFYGSAFLRHLIPTSGSPLELIFSIQYGVITPLVNPLIYSLKNKEVKAALRRTLGKCLQWHR, from the coding sequence ATGGCCTTGAGAAACCACAGCACCAGCACTGAGTTCATCCTCCTCGGGCTGTCTGCTGACCCCAAAGTCCAGGCTCTGCTCTTTGTGCTCTTCCTGGGGATTTATCTCCTGACTGTGATGGGGAACCTGGCAATGCTGCTGGTGATCAGTGCTGATTTCCACCTCCACacacccatgtacttcttcctgagTAACCTGTCCTTCCTAGACCTCTGCTTTTCCTCGGTCACTGTGCCCAAGATGCTGGAGAACCTCCTGtctaaaaggaaaatcatttcaatagaagGATGCCTGACTCAAGCCTTCTTTGTGTTTGACGTTGGAGGAACAGAAATTTTCCTGCTCTCTgccatggcctatgaccgctatgcaGCCATCTGCCACCCTCTGCTCTACAGCAGCATGATGAGCAACCAGCTGTGTGTGAGGCTGGTATGGGCTTCATGGAGCCTAGGTTTCCTGGATGCAGTTATCAACATCCCCCTGGCTATGAACTTGAACTTCTGTGAGGCCCATACCATCCCCCACTACAGCTGTGAGctgccctccctcttccctttgtcCTGCTCTGATGTCTCTACCAACCTCACTGTCCTGCTCTGTTCCACACTCCTGCATGGCTTTGGTACATTCTTCCTGATATTCTTCTCTTATGCACGCATTGTCTCCACCATCCTGAGCATCAGCTCCTCCTTGGGCAGAAGCAAGGCCTTctccacctgcttctcccacctcaCTGCAGTGAGCTTCTTCTATGGCTCAGCTTTCCTCCGTCATCTCATACCAACCTCAGGCTCACCTCTGGAGCTGATCTTCTCCATACAGTATGGTGTGATCACTCCCCTAGTGAATCCCCTCATTTACAGcctgaaaaacaaagaagtaaaggCAGCTCTAAGAAGAACCTTGGGAAAGTGTTTGCAATGGCACAGGTAG